In a single window of the Streptococcus ilei genome:
- the fimA gene encoding metal ABC transporter substrate-binding lipoprotein/fibrin-binding adhesin FimA: MKKIASVLALFVALLFGLLACSKDSSSKSSSDKLKVVTTNSILADMTKNIAGDKIELHSIVPVGQDPHEYEPLPEDVKKTSQADLIFYNGINLETGGNAWFTKLVKNANKVENKDYFAASEGVDVIYLEGQNQAGKEDPHAWLNLENGILYAKNIAKQLIAKDPKNKDFYEKNLAAYTEKLSKLDQEAKQAFKNIPEDKKMIVTSEGCFKYFSKAYGVPSAYIWEINTEEEGTPEQIKTLVEKLRQTKVPSLFVESSVDERPMKTVSKDTNIPIFAKIFTDSIAKEGEEGDSYYSMMKWNLEKIAEGLNK, encoded by the coding sequence ATGAAAAAAATCGCTTCTGTCCTCGCCCTCTTTGTGGCGCTCTTATTTGGATTACTGGCTTGTAGCAAAGACTCTTCTTCCAAGTCCTCATCTGATAAATTGAAAGTGGTCACCACCAACTCCATCCTTGCCGATATGACCAAAAATATCGCTGGGGATAAAATCGAGCTCCACAGTATTGTCCCTGTCGGCCAAGATCCCCACGAGTACGAACCGCTACCAGAAGATGTCAAAAAAACTTCACAAGCAGACCTGATCTTCTACAATGGGATTAACCTCGAAACTGGTGGCAATGCTTGGTTTACTAAATTGGTCAAAAATGCCAATAAAGTAGAAAACAAGGACTATTTCGCCGCTAGCGAGGGAGTCGACGTCATCTACCTAGAAGGCCAAAACCAAGCTGGAAAAGAAGACCCTCATGCTTGGCTCAATCTCGAAAACGGGATTCTCTACGCTAAAAACATTGCCAAACAATTGATCGCAAAAGATCCAAAAAACAAGGACTTCTACGAAAAAAATCTAGCAGCCTATACTGAAAAACTCAGTAAGCTGGACCAAGAAGCCAAGCAAGCATTCAAGAACATCCCAGAGGATAAGAAGATGATCGTGACCAGTGAAGGCTGCTTCAAGTACTTCTCCAAAGCCTACGGCGTCCCATCTGCCTATATCTGGGAAATCAACACGGAAGAAGAAGGGACACCCGAACAAATCAAAACGCTAGTAGAGAAATTGCGTCAAACCAAAGTACCGTCCCTCTTTGTCGAATCCAGTGTCGATGAGCGTCCTATGAAAACTGTGTCTAAGGATACCAATATCCCTATCTTTGCAAAGATCTTCACTGACTCGATTGCCAAAGAAGGGGAAGAAGGCGACAGCTACTACAGCATGATGAAATGGAATTTAGAGAAAATCGCAGAAGGTTTGAACAAATAA
- a CDS encoding metal ABC transporter permease codes for MITEFIDGLQQFHFLQNALITAIAIGIIAGAVGCFIILRGMSLMGDAISHAVLPGVALSFILGINFFIGAIAFGLLASILITYIKSNSIIKSDTAIGITFSSFLALGVILIGVAKSSTDLFHILFGNILAVQDQDMWITIGVGVAVLLVIVLLFRPLLLTSFDPVLAQSMGVRVKLYHYLLMVLLTLVSVTAMQSVGTILIVAMLITPAATAYLYANSLWSMMLLSSGLGALASILGLFIGYSFNIAVGSCIVLTSAIFFLISFFIAPKQRKNKHALSPH; via the coding sequence ATGATTACAGAATTTATCGATGGATTACAGCAATTCCACTTCTTACAGAATGCCCTGATCACAGCCATTGCTATCGGGATTATCGCTGGAGCTGTCGGATGTTTCATCATTTTACGAGGCATGTCTCTTATGGGAGATGCCATCTCGCACGCAGTCCTTCCAGGGGTGGCTCTGTCCTTTATCCTGGGCATCAATTTCTTTATTGGCGCCATTGCCTTTGGGCTATTAGCTTCCATCCTCATCACCTATATCAAGAGCAACTCCATCATCAAGAGCGACACTGCAATTGGGATTACCTTTTCTTCTTTCCTCGCCTTAGGAGTCATTCTGATCGGAGTCGCTAAAAGTTCCACCGACCTTTTCCACATCCTCTTTGGAAATATCTTGGCCGTGCAAGACCAGGATATGTGGATAACCATCGGTGTTGGGGTGGCAGTCTTACTGGTGATTGTCCTGCTCTTTCGTCCCCTACTGCTCACTTCTTTTGACCCCGTTCTGGCTCAATCCATGGGCGTCCGGGTCAAGCTCTATCACTACCTCCTCATGGTGCTCTTGACTTTGGTTTCTGTCACTGCTATGCAAAGTGTCGGAACCATTCTCATCGTCGCCATGCTCATCACACCTGCTGCGACAGCCTACCTCTATGCCAATAGCCTATGGTCCATGATGCTCCTTTCATCCGGATTAGGTGCCCTAGCCTCTATCCTAGGACTCTTTATTGGCTACAGTTTCAACATCGCTGTCGGGTCTTGTATCGTCCTCACTTCTGCCATCTTCTTTCTCATCAGCTTCTTTATCGCTCCTAAGCAGAGAAAGAATAAGCACGCTCTTTCACCTCATTAA
- a CDS encoding metal ABC transporter ATP-binding protein, whose amino-acid sequence MIQIEHLSVAYQQTLALEDLSLTIQGPTILGILGPNGAGKSTLIKAMLGLLPHSGKVLLDQQDLGQVLQRVAYVEQKTAIDFHFPITVRECVSLGLYPHLSIFKRKSKEDLQKVEDALKLVNLLDLADRQIGQLSGGQFQRVLIARCLVQEADVIFLDEPFAGIDSVSEDIIMQTLQTLKQEGKTILIVHHDLSKVPAYFDQVLLLHRKLIAFGKTEETFTKENLHAAYGHELFIGGGVG is encoded by the coding sequence ATGATTCAAATTGAACATCTAAGTGTTGCTTACCAGCAAACACTGGCCTTGGAGGATCTTTCCCTCACCATCCAGGGTCCAACCATCCTAGGAATTCTTGGACCCAACGGTGCGGGGAAATCAACCCTGATCAAGGCCATGCTAGGACTTCTCCCTCATTCGGGAAAGGTCCTGCTCGATCAACAAGATCTCGGCCAAGTTCTTCAACGAGTGGCCTACGTCGAACAAAAGACAGCTATTGATTTCCACTTCCCCATCACGGTGCGGGAGTGTGTCTCACTAGGCCTCTACCCCCATCTTTCTATCTTCAAGAGAAAAAGCAAAGAGGATCTCCAAAAGGTGGAAGATGCCTTGAAACTTGTCAATCTTCTTGATCTAGCAGATCGCCAGATTGGTCAACTATCCGGTGGTCAATTCCAACGGGTGCTGATCGCCCGTTGCTTGGTCCAAGAAGCAGATGTCATTTTTTTGGATGAGCCCTTTGCTGGGATTGACTCTGTCAGCGAAGACATCATCATGCAGACCCTCCAGACCTTGAAACAAGAAGGCAAGACCATTCTGATCGTCCATCATGACCTCAGCAAGGTTCCAGCTTACTTTGACCAAGTCCTCCTCCTTCATCGCAAACTGATTGCTTTTGGGAAAACAGAGGAAACCTTTACCAAAGAGAATCTGCATGCAGCCTATGGGCATGAACTCTTTATAGGAGGTGGAGTCGGATGA
- a CDS encoding M13 family metallopeptidase — protein sequence MVRLQDDFYDYVNGEWAETAVIPDDKPSTGGFMDLIQDIENLMLDITGKWQRGEELPEDSILQNFVKYHKMVADFDAREAAGVAPAMPLINEIKALSSFEDYTSKLGTYELAGKPNLMPFSVSPDFMNAQMNVLWGEALGLILPDTTYYEEGNEKGPELLAVWRQMVEKLLAKFDFSEEEIKDILDKVIAADAELAKYVLSNEEKSEYNKLYHPYEWADFKALVPELPLDTFFTEVIGQTPDKIIVPEERFWKEFAPKFYSAANWETLHAKLKLGAALSWTSFLTEEIRVLSGEYGRTITGTPEARPKEKAALALAEGPYSQALGLWYAGEKFSPEAKADVEHKVATMIEVYKDRLEKADWLAPETREKAIVKLNVITPHIGYPEKLPETYAKKIIDESKTLVENAQKLAQISIAHVWSKWNQPVDRSEWHMPANMVNAYYDPQQNQIVFPAAILQAPFYDLHQSSSANYGGIGAVIAHEISHAFDTNGASFDEHGSLKDWWKPEDYEAFTARTQKVIDQFEGQDSYGAKINGKLTVSENVADLGGIAAALEAAKKEADFSAEEFFTNFARIWRMKARPEYMQLLASVDVHAPGKLRTNVQLPNFDEFFETFDVKEGDGMWRAPEDRVIIW from the coding sequence ATGGTACGTTTACAAGATGATTTTTATGATTACGTCAATGGGGAATGGGCTGAGACAGCTGTTATTCCTGATGACAAACCGTCAACTGGTGGTTTTATGGACTTGATCCAAGATATCGAAAACTTGATGTTGGATATTACCGGAAAATGGCAACGGGGAGAAGAGCTGCCCGAAGACAGTATTCTGCAAAACTTTGTCAAATACCACAAAATGGTGGCAGATTTTGATGCACGGGAAGCAGCTGGTGTGGCTCCGGCTATGCCCTTGATCAATGAAATCAAGGCTCTATCTTCTTTCGAAGACTATACCAGCAAGTTGGGCACCTATGAGCTAGCTGGCAAACCAAATCTCATGCCATTTAGCGTGTCACCAGACTTTATGAATGCCCAAATGAATGTCTTGTGGGGAGAAGCACTCGGTTTGATTTTGCCTGATACAACCTACTATGAAGAAGGCAATGAAAAAGGCCCAGAGTTATTGGCTGTTTGGCGTCAAATGGTTGAAAAACTCTTGGCAAAATTCGATTTCTCAGAGGAAGAAATCAAGGATATACTGGATAAGGTCATTGCGGCCGATGCAGAATTGGCCAAATATGTCTTGTCAAATGAAGAAAAATCCGAGTACAACAAACTCTACCATCCTTATGAATGGGCAGATTTCAAGGCCTTGGTTCCAGAATTGCCACTTGATACCTTCTTTACAGAAGTGATTGGACAAACACCAGATAAAATCATCGTGCCGGAAGAGCGTTTTTGGAAGGAATTTGCGCCAAAATTCTACTCAGCAGCCAACTGGGAAACCCTTCATGCTAAATTGAAACTCGGCGCAGCTCTTTCTTGGACTTCCTTCTTGACCGAAGAAATCCGTGTCTTATCTGGTGAATATGGACGGACCATCACAGGGACACCAGAAGCACGTCCGAAAGAAAAGGCAGCTTTGGCTTTAGCAGAAGGGCCTTATAGCCAAGCGCTTGGCCTTTGGTATGCGGGCGAAAAATTCTCACCAGAAGCGAAAGCAGACGTAGAGCATAAAGTAGCGACTATGATTGAGGTCTACAAGGATCGTCTGGAAAAAGCAGACTGGCTTGCTCCTGAAACCCGCGAAAAAGCCATTGTTAAACTCAATGTCATCACACCGCATATCGGCTACCCTGAAAAATTACCAGAAACTTACGCTAAGAAGATCATCGACGAGAGCAAGACCTTGGTGGAAAATGCTCAAAAATTGGCGCAAATTTCGATTGCCCATGTCTGGAGCAAGTGGAACCAACCAGTCGATCGGAGTGAGTGGCACATGCCAGCTAATATGGTCAATGCTTACTATGATCCGCAACAAAACCAAATCGTTTTCCCAGCAGCGATCTTACAGGCGCCTTTCTATGACCTTCACCAATCGTCATCAGCTAACTACGGCGGAATCGGTGCGGTCATTGCCCATGAAATCTCCCACGCCTTTGACACCAATGGAGCATCCTTTGACGAGCACGGTAGTTTGAAAGATTGGTGGAAGCCAGAAGATTACGAAGCCTTTACTGCTCGCACGCAAAAGGTCATCGATCAGTTCGAAGGCCAAGACTCTTACGGTGCTAAGATCAACGGGAAATTGACCGTTTCTGAAAATGTGGCAGACCTCGGAGGAATTGCCGCAGCCCTTGAAGCCGCTAAGAAAGAAGCAGACTTCTCTGCAGAAGAATTCTTTACCAACTTTGCTCGCATCTGGCGCATGAAAGCTCGACCAGAGTACATGCAACTCCTCGCAAGTGTCGATGTCCACGCACCAGGAAAACTCCGTACCAATGTCCAATTGCCAAACTTCGACGAATTCTTTGAAA